Proteins encoded in a region of the Tubulanus polymorphus chromosome 10, tnTubPoly1.2, whole genome shotgun sequence genome:
- the LOC141912104 gene encoding uncharacterized protein LOC141912104: MTSLSRYNTILMCIYGVILLLMETDHVQGDVNCVCTTRACKQRQKRTCQGRYMCYAQSIAASIADIGLDIVRGCIDDRTPLLCENKIPKDVTGAWPVLHCCKDDWCNQHVVPQIPQWLLDREDKKREPKPTTPEPTYQYDAHASLSNIKNNPYVEDIYMRKPADSRQYSSAGEINPIYIGIPIAGACILLASVIFAIFLLRRKSSPRPLPGSPRTNYYTGGGSYRLPGSSPETTTAPSNACYHSNAADATTHCCVSHSNDSTVTDDRKYALGREGSSATSERKLLMKV, from the exons ATGACGTCATTATCGCGCTACAATACGATTTTAATGTGTATTTACGGAGTTATACTGTTACTGATGGAAACTGATCATGTGCAAG gaGATGTGAATTGCGTATGTACAACACGAGCTTGCAAACAGAGACAGAAAAGAACGTGTCAGGGCAG GTATATGTGTTACGCGCAGAGTATCGCCGCCAGTATCGCCGATATCGGGTTAGATATAGTACGAGGATGTATCGACGATCGAACTCCGTTATTGTGCGAGAATAAAATACCGAAAGACGTCACCGGAGCCTGGCCCGTTTTACACTGCTGTAAGGACGACTGGTGCAATCAACACGTTGTACCTCAAATACCTCAATGGCTTCTAGACA gGGAAGATAAGAAACGGGAACCGAAACCTACTACACCGGAACCGACATATCAATACGATGCGCATGCGTCATTATCGAACATTAAAAACAATCCGTACGTGGAGGATATATACATGCGTAAACCGGCTGATAGTCGGCAATATTCATCCGCCGGTGAAATAAACCCAATCTATATCGGAATACCGATCGCAGGTGCTTGTATCCTATTGGCTAGTGTTATATTCGCTATATTTCTACTCAGGCGAAAATCTTCGCCGCGCCCCCTACCGGGCTCACCGAGAACTAACTACTACACCGGTGGCGGCTCCTATCGGCTGCCTGGATCGTCTCCCGAAACGACTACAGCGCCGTCTAACGCTTGTTACCATAGCAACGCCGCGGACGCTACTACGCATTGTTGCGTCAGTCATAGCAACGACTCGACGGTGACCGATGATAGGAAGTATGCACTGGGAAGAGAGGGTTCTAGTGCGACGAGTGAACGGAAGTTACTGATGAAAGTTTAG
- the LOC141912369 gene encoding DNA-directed RNA polymerase I subunit RPA2-like, whose translation MTAENEGLRLLTDPNYGKPRKKQLQSLQNLVKPHIDSFNYFVNEGLKTCCKFLNPVEFVLPRNDQNKELEQKICLDILDAQISRPTVARGNLTAKSLHVYPAECRGRGTSYRGKLSVTLQWKIDGVVSGRIETHVGEVPIMVKSDVCNLNGLNPTQLIRHGEEAEEMGGYFIVNGLEKIIRMLVMPRSNYPAAVCRNSWTGRGPQYTKFGVTMRCVRKDLYSSDLVLHYLMNGTAVLCFAQSKEQFYIPIIYVLKALIDVPDQFIYSELIKGKEDDAFYKGCIANMLRQAQSEGVTKQHLLQKFIGERFRVRLRQPEWHSDVQICQFLLRECIAIHLDSNVDKFNILVYMTRKLFSLAKGECAPENPDNPMNHEVLLGGHLYQKFIQERLSYWLTALKYTILKLADKKVDLSVDADSITKCSKLVTNITASTEFLLSTGNLVSKSGLGLMQHSGLAVVADKLNFMRYLSHFRCVHRGGFFTTMRTTAVRKLLPEAWGFMCPVHTPDGTPCGLLNHMSANCQVENKEQPSAHLPHLLCSLGVLPIDSQTNVSYKQCYPVMLNGKMVGWLSSDIAQRTADQLRTMKVTGYMKVASSMEICLIPMSEHRSQYPGLYLFTTLARMIRPVMNLAHKKIEMIGSFEQVYLDICVVASEGHRGKTTHQEIDECTMLSCIASLTPYSDFNQSPRNMYQCQMGKQTMGTPCHALQARSDNKLYRIQTPQAPVVRPTKYNEYNIDEYPLGTNAVVAVISYTGYDMEDAMILSKSSYERGFCHGSIYKTEFIDLKALAGERYSGIIYLFGKEAGDERVSNLDSDGLPPIGSTIKYDEPLCSYINIQTGAAKIKKYRGLEDAIVDNIKFCGSDLGNENLQKVAITLRVQRNPIIGDKFASRHGQKGICSQKWPVENLPFSESGMTPDIIFNPHGFPSRMTIGMMIESMAGKSAAMHGLCHDATPFTFSEDQPAIDYFGRMLTAAGYNYYGTERLYSGVDGREFEADIFIGVVYYQRLRHMVSDKFQVRTTGPIDSITHQPVKGRKRAGGIRFGEMERDGLISHGTSYLLQDRLFNCSDKSIAQLCTRCGSLLSPTMDKLPALLAVVSRDAERVWMCSVCRVRDTIKPVEIPYVFRYLVAELASMNIKVSLDTTEKSKIR comes from the exons ATGACAGCTGAAAACGAGGGGTTACGCCTTTTAACGGACCCTAATTACGGCAAACCTAGAAAAAAACAACTACAA TCGTTACAGAATCTGGTGAAACCTCACATCGATTCGTTTAACTATTTCGTAAACGAAGGCTTGAAAACGTGTTGTAAg tttttgaatccGGTTGAATTCGTTTTGCCTCGAAACGATCAAAATAAAGAACTCgaacagaaaatctgtttggaTATATTG GACGCGCAAATTAGTCGACCTACTGTTGCAAGGGGCAACTTGACAGCTAAATCCCTGCATGTTTACCCAGCTGAG TGTAGAGGGCGCGGCACGTCGTATCGAGGCAAACTATCGGTTACGCTACAATGGAAAATAGATGGCGTTGTAAGCGGTAGAATAGAAACGCATGTCGGAGAGGTGCCAATCATGGTGAAG TCTGACGTGTGTAATTTGAACGGATTAAATCCGACTCAGTTGATCCGACACGGAGAGGAGGCCGAGGAAATGGGAGGATATTTCATCGTAAACGGACTGGAAAAAATCATCCGAATGTTAGTGATGCCTCGTAGTAACTAC CCGGCTGCTGTATGTAGGAACAGTTGGACCGGACGAGGCCCTCAGTATACGAAATTCGGCGTCACTATGAGATGTGTCAGAAAAGATCTGTATTCATCC gatttagtTCTACACTATCTGATGAATGGAACGGCCGTGTTGTGTTTCGCACAAAGTaaagaacaattctacatCCCGATTATATACGTTCTAAAG GCTCTGATAGACGTCCCcgatcaattcatttattcagaaTTAATCAAAGGAAAAGAGGACGACGCGTTTTACAAAGG atGTATAGCGAACATGTTGAGACAGGCGCAAAGTGAAGGCGTTACCAAGCAACATCTCTTACAGAAATTCATCGGGGAGCGATTCCGAGTGAGACTACGACAACCGGAGTGGCATTCAGACGTACAAATCTGTCAGTTCCTACTCAG AGAATGTATCGCGATTCATCTGGATTCAAACGTCGACAAGTTCAACATTTTAGT GTATATGACTCGTAAGCTATTCTCTTTAGCGAAAGGAGAATGCGCCCCTGAAAACCCCGACAACCCGATGAATCATGAAGTATTGttaggcggccatctttatcaGAAATTCATCCAG GAAAGGCTGTCTTACTGGTTGACTGCTTTGAAATATACGATTTTGAAGTTAGCTGATAAGAAAGTTGATTTAAGCGTCGATGCAG ATTCGATTACGAAATGTTCAAAACTTGTTACGAATATCACGGCCTCCACGGAATTTCTGCTATCAACCGGGAATCTCGTTTCAAAATCGGGACTTGGTCTCATGCAG cacTCCGGTTTAGCAGTCGTCGCCGATAAACTGAATTTCATGCGATATTTATCTCATTTCCGTTGCGTTCATCGGGGAGGATTCTTCACGACGATGAGAACGACGGCCGTTCGTAAATTACTTCCCGAGGCGTGGG GATTTATGTGTCCGGTTCACACACCAGACGGAACCCCGTGTGGTCTGTTGAATCATATGAGTGCAAATTGTCAG GTAGAGAATAAAGAACAGCCGTCTGCTCATCTCCCTCATCTGCTCTGCTCACTCGGAGTTTTACCGATCGATAGTCAAACAAACGTCTCTTATAAACAATGTTATCCCGTTATGTTGAACGGTAAAATGGTCGGCTGGTTGTCTAGCGACATCGCTCAACGGACGGCCGATCAACTTCGCACGATGAAAGTAACCGGATACATGAAG gtGGCGTCTTCGATGGAGATATGTTTAATACCGATGTCCGAACACCGCTCTCAGTATCCGGGGTTATATCTGTTCACGACTCTCGCTCGCATGATTCGTCCAGTTATGAATCTCGCTCAcaaaaaaatcgaaatgatCGGATCTTTCGAACAAGTTTATCTCGATATTTGTGTCGTTGCGTCTGAAGGACATCGAGGG aaaacgACCCATCAAGAGATCGACGAATGCACGATGTTGAGTTGTATCGCTAGTTTAACTCCGTATTCAGACTTCAATCAAAGTCCTCGAAACATGTATCAATGCCAG ATGGGTAAGCAGACGATGGGAACGCCGTGTCACGCTCTTCAAGCTCGCAGTGATAATAAACTCTATCGGATACAGACGCCTCAGGCTCCCGTCGTTCGACCGACGAAATACAACGAATACAACATCGATGAATATCCACTCGGCACTAACGCAGTCGTAGCTGTTATCTCTTATACT GGTTATGATATGGAGGATGCGATGATATTGAGTAAGAGTTCGTACGAACGCGGTTTTTGTCACGGTTCGATTTATAAAACGGAGTTTATCGATTTGAAAGCGCTCGCCGGAGAACGCTACAGcggaattatttatttatttg gtaAAGAAGCCGGCGATGAACGAGTCAGTAATCTAGATAGCGACGGACTGCCACCTATTGGCTCTACTATAAAATACGACGAACCTCTGTGCAGTTATATAAACATTCAAACGGGCGCCGcgaaaattaagaaatatcgAGGTTTAGAAGACGCAATCGTcgataatataaaattttgcGGCAGCGACCTCGGTAACGAGAATTTACAGAAGGTAGCGATAACGTTACGCGTGCAACGTAATCCGATTATCGGCGATAAATTCGCTAGTCGTCACGGTCAGAAGGGTATCTGTAG TCAGAAATGGCCGGTCGAGAATTTACCGTTCTCGGAGAGTGGAATGACGCCGGATATCATATTCAACCCTCACGGTTTTCCGTCCAGAATGACAATAG GAATGATGATCGAATCTATGGCTGGTAAATCTGCTGCTATGCACGGTTTATGTCACGATGCGACGCCGTTCACGTTCTCTGAGGATCAACCggctattgattattttggtcgTATGCTTACTGCAG CTGGTTATAACTATTACGGAACCGAGCGTCTCTACAGCGGAGTCGACGGACGAGAATTCGAAGCCGATATTTTCATCGGCGTCGTTTACTATCAACGCCTTCGTCACATGGTCTCCGATAAATTCCAG GTACGAACGACGGGACCGATTGACTCGATCACTCATCAGCCAGTGAAGGGCCGTAAACGAGCCGGCGGTATCCGATTCGGGGAGATGGAACGCGACGGATTGATTTCTCACGGAACGTCGTATTTACTGCAAGATCGTCTGTTTAACTGCTCCGATAAGAGTATC gCTCAGTTGTGTACGCGGTGCGGTAGTCTGTTGTCCCCGACGATGGATAAACTGCCCGCATTGTTAGCGGTGGTATCCCGTGACGCCGAACGCGTTTGGATGTGTTCCGTGTGTCGAGTTCGAGATACGATTAAACCGGTCGAGATTCCGTACGTATTTCGATATCTCGTCGCCGAACTCGCTTCGATGAATATCAAAGTATCGCTCGACACCACggagaaatctaaaatcagataA